The sequence GCGGCGCCGACCACCTCGCTCCCGGAGGAGATCGGCGGCGTCCGGAACTGGGACTACCGCTACACCTGGCTGCGCGACGCCGCGATCACTCTCTCCTCGCTGCTGCGCACCGGCTACCGCGAGGAGGCACGCGCCTGGCGCGAGTGGCTGCTGCGGGCGGTGGCGGGTGACCCGGAGAACCTGCAGATCATGTACGGCATCGCGGGCGAGCGGGAACTGGGCGAGGCGGAGCTGGACTGGCTGCCCGGCTACGAGAACTCCGGGCCCGTCCGGGTCGGCAACGGCGCGGCGAACCAGCTCCAGCTCGATGTGTACGGCGAGGTCACCGAGGCGCTGCACCTGGCGCACATGACGGGGCTGACCCGCAACGACTACGCGATGGGCCTCCAGCTCAAGCTGATCGAGTACCTGGAGAAGCACTGGTTCGAGCCCGACGAGGGCATCTGGGAGGTACGCGGGCCGCGCCGGCACTTCGTGCACTCCAAGGTGATGGCCTGGGTCGCGGTCGACCGCACGATCAAGCTGATCGAGTCCGGGGACGCGGAGGGACCGCTGGAGCGGTGGCGCGAGCTGCGCGACGACATCCACCGCGACGTCTGCGAACAGGGCTACGACAGGGAACGCAACACCTTCACCCAGTCGTACGGGTCGAAGGAGCTCGACGCGTCCTTGCTGCTGATTCCGCAGATGGGCTTCCTGCCGCCGGACGACAAGCGGGTCATCGGCACGATCGAGGCGATCCAGCGTGAGCTGTCCACGGAGGACGGCTTCGTCCTGCGCTACCCCACGGCGGGGGACGCCGCGGGCGTGGACGGCCTGGAGGGCGACGAGGGCGCGTTCCTGGCCTGCTCGTTCTGGCTCGCCGACGACCTCGCGATGATCGGCCGGGTCGACGAGGCCCGCCAGCTCTTCGAGAAGCTGCTGTCCCTGCGCAACGACCTGGGCCTGCTGGCCGAGGAATGGGACTCCAGGCTCCAGCGCCAGGTGGGGAACTTCCCGCAGGCGTTCAGCCATGTGCCGCTCATCGACACGGCACTGCGGCTGACGGCCAGCGGAGCGTACGTGGGCTGACGCGACGCGGAACGCCGCAGGATCCCCGATCCCCTGCCCTTCCCACCGGTGCTGCCCACCGCGCGGCCGGGAGGACAGGGGATCCGGCGTTCCCGCACATCAACCGCGCGGCAGCGCGACCGGACAACCGGCCCTCGGCGAGCCACAACGATCGGTTGTGCGCGCCTAAGGTGAACCGGTGAACACCGAGGCATTGCGATCGTTCGTCCGGGCGGCCGAGATCGGGCAGTTGCAGCAGGCGGCCGATGAGCTGGGCGTGACGCAGCAGGCGGTCTCCAAGCGGATCGCCGCCCTGGAGCGCGAGCTGGGTGTCCGGCTGTTCACCCGTACCGCCCGAGGGGTCGAGCTGACGCTCGACGGTCAGGCGTTCCTCCCCCACGCGCGGAGCATCGTCGCGGGTATGGAGCGCGCCATCGGCGCGGTCAGGCCGGGCTCCCGAGCCCTTCGGATCGACGTTCTCGGCCTGCGAAGCGCGCAGGCCGTGGTGCTCCACGACTACTGGCGGTCGCATCCCGAGACCGACCTCGACGTGGTGACCCTCCGGGTCGACGACCCACGCGTGGTGGTCGCCGCCGTCGAAGCGGGCGATATCGACGCCTCGTTCCGTACCGTCACCGCCCCGGACGCACTGCCGCCCGACGTGCGGATGATCCACGCGTTCGCCTCTCCGCTGGAACTCCTCGTCGGCCCGGGACATCCGCTCGCCGCCGCGCGGAGCCTCACACCACCGCAGCTGCGCAGACACCGGATCTGGGTGCCGGGCATCGCCCCCCGGAGCGAATGGTCGGATTTCTACGATCAGCTCGCCACCGACTTCGACCTGCGCATCGACGCGGCAGGCCCGCACTTCGGGGACGAAGTGCTCCTGGACACCCTCGCGGACTCCGCGGACGTGGCCACCCTCGTCGGGGCGCGCGACCGGTACATCTGGCCGGCGGGCCACGACCTGCGCCGTATCCCCGTCGTGAATCCGACGCTCGCCTACCCGCTCTCCCTCCTCCTCCCCAGGACGAATCCACACCCGGGACTCCGCGGGATCATCACCCACCTCGAAAGCCTGCCGGTCCTCCCCGGGCCGGTCTGGCTCCCACCCTGGGCCACGACACCACGGCGCGGCGCCGACGACAGCGCGGACGCCCGCGGCTCCCCACCCCGGCAGGGGTGACGCGACCGGCCGGCGACGGCAGCCTCCACCGGCTCCCGGTTGTCCCGTCCCACCACCGGTACACGGGAGTCCGACCACCGGTACACACCAGAAAGGTTCGTGGCATGTCCAGCGACCGTCTCCTGCGCATCCACAGCGCCGAGTTCCAGGCCATGGCCGAGAGGGTCCTGCGGGCCACCGAACTCACCTCCCGTCTGAACGTCCTGCCCTTCGAGGACGAAGCGGGCAAAGCGGAACTGTTCGAACTGATCCTCGGCAGGCCGCTGCCGAGGAAGGTCACGGTCCATCCGCCCTTCTACACGGACCACGGCCTGCGTCTGGACCTCGCGGAGCGGGTGTTCATCAACCAGAACTGCACGTTCCTGGACTACGCCGGCATCCGGCTCGGCGAGCGTGTGATGGTCGGGCCGAAGGTCACGTTCATCACCGTCGGCCACCCGGTCGACCCGGAGGAGCGACGGGGCTGGCTGAGCGGCGGACCCATCGACGTGGCGGAGAACGTGTGGATCGGCGCCGGTGCCACGATCCTGCCCGGCGTCAGCATCGGCCGCGATGCCGTGGTCGCCGCCGGCGCGGTCGTGGCCGATGACGTTCCGCCGGCAAGCCTGGTGACCGGAGGGAAGGCGACCGTGCACCGACAGTGGTGACGGCCCCCGCGGGCCACGCCGTGCACCGCGCGACGGGTTCCGTCTCCATCACGACATCGAGCCCGCCACCGTCCGCGCGTGACGCGGGGGCCGACCGCCGGGTAGCTTCCTGACCAGGGCTGCTGCCCGTTTCGTAGGTGAGTGGAAGCACGAGGCCGAAGTCTGTGGAGAGCCAAGGCGGAATCACCGTCCGACGCGCGCTGGAACTGCCCGGCCTGCGCGGCGGTCTCCCGGAGGTGGTGGCCGGTGCCGAGCGGCTGAACCGAACGGTGCGCTGGGTGCACGCGGGCGAGGTGCCGAACATCGCCTCCCTGCTCAAGGGCGGCGAGCTGCTCCTCACCACCGGTCTGGGCCTCGGCACCCGCCCCGCCGAGCAGCGCGCGTTCGTCCGCAGACTCGCCGACCGCGGCATCGCCGCCCTCGTGGTCGAGCTGGGTCCGCGCTTCAGCAGGCTGCCCGCGTCCATCGTGGACGCCGCGCGGGCGGCCGGGCTGCCCCTGGTCCAGCTGCACCGCGAGGTGCCGTTCGTCGCGGTCACCGAAGAGGTCCACACGGAGATCGTCAACGGGCACTACGCGCTGCTCCAGCAGGCCGAGGAGGTGCACCGGCGCTGCACACACGCCCTGCTCGGCGGGGGTGGCGTACCGCAGGTCCTCGGCATCCTGGCGGACTTCACCGCCAACCCGGTCTTCCTCGAAACACCCGACGGCCAGCTCCTGTACGCGGCCGGCACCGGCACCGGCCCGGTGGGCGCCGACCCGCTCCAGGTCTGGGACGGCATGCGCGGCGGCCGGGCGGCCCGCGAGACACCGCCGACCGGCGCGGTGCTGGTGGATGTTCCGGGCGGTGGCCCGGGTACCGGTTCGGTACGGGCCAGGCTGGTGCTGCTCGCCGTGTCCGGTCCGCTGGTGACCGTGCACCGGATGGCGGCGGAGCGGGCGGCGGGCATCCTCGCGGTCGTCCTGATGCAGGCACGGCAGGAGGAGGAGCTGGCGGCCCGCGGCCGGGGCGACTTCCTCACCGACCTCGCGGAGGGCCGGATCACCCCGGAGGACGC is a genomic window of Streptomyces sp. NBC_01237 containing:
- a CDS encoding glycoside hydrolase family 15 protein; this translates as MAGRIEDYALIGDMQTAALVCRDGTADWLCLPRFDSHAVFAGLLGTEEHGFWRLGPARAEGAEPPTADRRRYRGDSLILESEWDTPRGTVRVTDFMPPRDGAPQLIRIVEGVSGRVPMRSELRMRFSYGRVTPWVHKVDSRTVAVAGPDSVWLDTEAETYGKNLTTYSDFTVAPGDRIAFTISWQPSHHQPPALPDPEGSLEATELFWREWVDQCTYHGPYREAVVRSLITLKALTYAPTGGIVAAPTTSLPEEIGGVRNWDYRYTWLRDAAITLSSLLRTGYREEARAWREWLLRAVAGDPENLQIMYGIAGERELGEAELDWLPGYENSGPVRVGNGAANQLQLDVYGEVTEALHLAHMTGLTRNDYAMGLQLKLIEYLEKHWFEPDEGIWEVRGPRRHFVHSKVMAWVAVDRTIKLIESGDAEGPLERWRELRDDIHRDVCEQGYDRERNTFTQSYGSKELDASLLLIPQMGFLPPDDKRVIGTIEAIQRELSTEDGFVLRYPTAGDAAGVDGLEGDEGAFLACSFWLADDLAMIGRVDEARQLFEKLLSLRNDLGLLAEEWDSRLQRQVGNFPQAFSHVPLIDTALRLTASGAYVG
- a CDS encoding LysR family transcriptional regulator; translated protein: MNTEALRSFVRAAEIGQLQQAADELGVTQQAVSKRIAALERELGVRLFTRTARGVELTLDGQAFLPHARSIVAGMERAIGAVRPGSRALRIDVLGLRSAQAVVLHDYWRSHPETDLDVVTLRVDDPRVVVAAVEAGDIDASFRTVTAPDALPPDVRMIHAFASPLELLVGPGHPLAAARSLTPPQLRRHRIWVPGIAPRSEWSDFYDQLATDFDLRIDAAGPHFGDEVLLDTLADSADVATLVGARDRYIWPAGHDLRRIPVVNPTLAYPLSLLLPRTNPHPGLRGIITHLESLPVLPGPVWLPPWATTPRRGADDSADARGSPPRQG
- a CDS encoding DapH/DapD/GlmU-related protein, with translation MSSDRLLRIHSAEFQAMAERVLRATELTSRLNVLPFEDEAGKAELFELILGRPLPRKVTVHPPFYTDHGLRLDLAERVFINQNCTFLDYAGIRLGERVMVGPKVTFITVGHPVDPEERRGWLSGGPIDVAENVWIGAGATILPGVSIGRDAVVAAGAVVADDVPPASLVTGGKATVHRQW
- a CDS encoding PucR family transcriptional regulator encodes the protein MESQGGITVRRALELPGLRGGLPEVVAGAERLNRTVRWVHAGEVPNIASLLKGGELLLTTGLGLGTRPAEQRAFVRRLADRGIAALVVELGPRFSRLPASIVDAARAAGLPLVQLHREVPFVAVTEEVHTEIVNGHYALLQQAEEVHRRCTHALLGGGGVPQVLGILADFTANPVFLETPDGQLLYAAGTGTGPVGADPLQVWDGMRGGRAARETPPTGAVLVDVPGGGPGTGSVRARLVLLAVSGPLVTVHRMAAERAAGILAVVLMQARQEEELAARGRGDFLTDLAEGRITPEDAPAQARVLGFKPGDTPLLPVVMRLAPELSLSGNWALLARAVLEELSSVGVPVLLGVRPVEGRVPLLLGLRSESERTAVADRVAAALRAGVERAGLERAGAHPPVVVVGVAGGWAAAGAGLRHAAETAAAAQGLSDRPWYDARRLDIDLLLWRLRDHPDLAAFVDRAIGPLRDHDRTSRPALLPTLEMYLAHAGRKAETARELHLNRQTLYNRLARIGELLGTDLDDPQTVLALSLALRARRHAG